The proteins below come from a single Salinivibrio kushneri genomic window:
- the hutZ gene encoding heme utilization protein HutZ encodes MDQATKQQRLQNRLGPEIKAFRANCRTLQLATVDAQGKPNVSYAPFAQLEDGFYILISEIARHARNLQQNPQVSLMMIEDENGAKQIYARQRLSFDANAELVMRDTTEWQTGISALAHRFGDIIDSLSGLADFHLFRLKPENGLYVKGFGQAFQVGSDDFVDMVHLDQGHRKLGDSQDIRSTDEIAVND; translated from the coding sequence ATGGATCAAGCGACGAAACAACAGCGCCTACAAAACCGTCTTGGCCCAGAAATCAAAGCCTTTCGTGCTAACTGTCGGACTTTGCAGCTAGCAACCGTCGATGCGCAAGGAAAACCCAACGTGAGTTATGCGCCATTTGCACAGTTGGAAGACGGTTTTTATATTTTAATCAGTGAAATTGCTCGTCATGCGCGGAACCTACAACAAAATCCTCAGGTTTCATTAATGATGATCGAAGATGAAAACGGCGCGAAACAGATTTATGCGCGCCAGCGCCTTAGTTTCGATGCCAATGCTGAATTAGTGATGCGTGATACTACTGAGTGGCAAACGGGTATCTCGGCGCTAGCCCACCGCTTTGGTGATATTATTGACAGCTTAAGCGGGTTAGCTGACTTCCATTTATTCCGTCTCAAGCCGGAAAACGGTTTGTATGTCAAAGGGTTTGGTCAGGCCTTTCAGGTTGGCAGTGATGACTTTGTCGACATGGTACATCTTGATCAGGGCCATCGAAAACTTGGCGACAGCCAGGATATTCGATCGACCGATGAGATAGCGGTTAACGACTAA